Proteins from a genomic interval of Quercus robur chromosome 9, dhQueRobu3.1, whole genome shotgun sequence:
- the LOC126699247 gene encoding 12-oxophytodienoate reductase 2-like isoform X3, with the protein MAAEAPTIPLLTPYKLGKFNLSHRVVLAPLTRQRSYGNVPQPHAILYYSQRTSKGGLLIAEATGVSDTAQGYPDTPGIWTKEQVEAWKPIVDAVHAKGGVFFCQIWHLGRVSNQGFQPNGQAPISSSDKPLTPQIRANGIDVADFTPPRRLRIEEIPEIVNDFRLAARNAIEAGFDGVEIHGAHGYLIDQFMKDQVNDRTDQYGGSLENRCRFALEIVEAVSKEIGADRVGIRLSPFANYMESGDSNPEALGLYMAESLNKYGILYCHMVEPRMKTVGEKSECPHSLVPMRKAFKGSFFVAGGYDREDGNKAIAENRADLVVYGRLFLANPDLPKRFKLNSPLNKYNRDTFYISDPVLGYSDYSFLEDIA; encoded by the exons ATGGCGGCTGAAGCTCCCACCATTCCTCTTCTTACTCCTTACAAACTGGGCAAGTTCAACCTTTCCCATAG GGTTGTTTTGGCACCATTGACCAGACAGAGATCTTATGGCAATGTTCCTCAGCCACATGCTATCTTATATTATTCTCAGAGAACCTCCAAAGGTGGTCTACTGATAGCTGAAGCCACTGGAGTTTCTGACACTGCTCAAGG GTATCCAGACACACCTGGTATATGGACAAAAGAGCAAGTTGAAGCCTGGAAACCCATTGTAGATGCTGTTCATGCCAAAGGTGGAGTTTTCTTTTGTCAAATTTGGCATCTGGGGAGGGTTTCAAATCAAG GTTTTCAGCCAAATGGTCAAGCCCCAATTTCTTCCTCTGACAAGCCTTTGACCCCTCAAATTCGAGCTAATGGAATTGACGTTGCAGACTTCACTCCTCCAAGGCGGCTAAGGATAGAGGAAATTCCTGAAATTGTCAATGATTTTAGGCTTGCTGCAAGGAATGCTATTGAAGCTG GCTTTGATGGAGTAGAGATCCATGGGGCTCATGGTTACCTAATTGACCAGTTTATGAAGGATCAAGTGAATGATCGAACAGATCAATATGGTGGATCCCTTGAAAATCGTTGCCGGTTTGCTCTGGAAATTGTTGAAGCTGTTTCTAAAGAGATTGGAGCAGACAGGGTTGGAATAAGGCTATCTCCTTTTGCAAACTACATGGAATCCGGAGACTCAAATCCAGAAGCTTTGGGCCTTTACATGGCTGAATCCTTAAACAAATATGGGATTCTTTATTGCCACATGGTTGAGCCAAGAATGAAGACAGTTGGAGAAAAGAGTGAATGTCCCCATAGTCTTGTGCCAATGAGAAAGGCTTTTAAGGGGAGCTTTTTTGTTGCTGGGGGTTATGACAGGGAAGATGGGAACAAAGCTATTGCTGAAAACCGTGCGGATCTTGTTGTTTATGGTCGTCTGTTTTTAGCTAATCCAGATTTGCCTAAGAGATTTAAGCTCAATTCTCCTCTCAACAAGTACAACAGAGACACATTCTACATCTCTGACCCTGTCCTTGGATACAGCGATTATTCATTCCTTGAAGACATTGCTtag
- the LOC126699247 gene encoding 12-oxophytodienoate reductase 2-like isoform X9 gives MAAEAPTIPLLTPYKLGKFNLSHRVVLAPLTRQRSYGNVPQPHAILYYSQRTSKGGLLIAEATGVSDTAQGYPDTPGIWTKEQVEAWKPIVDAVHAKGGVFFCQIWHLGRVSNQGFQPNGQAPISSSDKPLTPQIRANGIDVADFTPPRRLRIEEIPEIVNDFRLAARNAIEAGFDGVEIHGAHGYLIDQFMKDQVNDRTDQYGGSLENRCRFALEIVEAVSKEIGADRVGIRLSPFANYMESGDSNPEALGLYMAESLNKYGILYCHMVEPRMKTVGEKSECPHSLVPMRKAFKGSFFVAGGYDREDGNKAIAENRADLVVYGRLFLANPDLPKRFKLNSPLNKYNRDTFYISDPVLGYTDYPFLEDIA, from the exons ATGGCGGCTGAAGCTCCCACCATTCCTCTTCTTACTCCTTACAAACTGGGCAAGTTCAACCTTTCCCATAG GGTTGTTTTGGCACCATTGACCAGACAGAGATCTTATGGCAATGTTCCTCAGCCACATGCTATCTTATATTATTCTCAGAGAACCTCCAAAGGTGGTCTACTGATAGCTGAAGCCACTGGAGTTTCTGACACTGCTCAAGG GTATCCAGACACACCTGGTATATGGACAAAAGAGCAAGTTGAAGCCTGGAAACCCATTGTAGATGCTGTTCATGCCAAAGGTGGAGTTTTCTTTTGTCAAATTTGGCATCTGGGGAGGGTTTCAAATCAAG GTTTTCAGCCAAATGGTCAAGCCCCAATTTCTTCCTCTGACAAGCCTTTGACCCCTCAAATTCGAGCTAATGGAATTGACGTTGCAGACTTCACTCCTCCAAGGCGGCTAAGGATAGAGGAAATTCCTGAAATTGTCAATGATTTTAGGCTTGCTGCAAGGAATGCTATTGAAGCTG GCTTTGATGGAGTAGAGATCCATGGGGCTCATGGTTACCTAATTGACCAGTTTATGAAGGATCAAGTGAATGATCGAACAGATCAATATGGTGGATCCCTTGAAAATCGTTGCCGGTTTGCTCTGGAAATTGTTGAAGCTGTTTCTAAAGAGATTGGAGCAGACAGGGTTGGAATAAGGCTATCTCCTTTTGCAAACTACATGGAATCCGGAGACTCAAATCCAGAAGCTTTGGGCCTTTACATGGCTGAATCCTTAAACAAATATGGGATTCTTTATTGCCACATGGTTGAGCCAAGAATGAAGACAGTTGGAGAAAAGAGTGAATGTCCCCATAGTCTTGTGCCAATGAGAAAGGCTTTTAAGGGGAGCTTTTTTGTTGCTGGGGGTTATGACAGGGAAGATGGGAACAAAGCTATTGCTGAAAACCGTGCGGATCTTGTTGTTTATGGTCGTCTGTTTTTAGCTAATCCAGATTTGCCTAAGAGATTTAAGCTCAATTCTCCTCTCAACAAGTACAACAGAGACACATTCTACAT